Proteins from a genomic interval of Musa acuminata AAA Group cultivar baxijiao chromosome BXJ1-9, Cavendish_Baxijiao_AAA, whole genome shotgun sequence:
- the LOC135592318 gene encoding RPM1-interacting protein 4-like isoform X1 — MAIRMQQQTQVHKFGNRETAESVLYGQYFNQTQGAKGRKITTNLNDGNENSETTAKDIPPPANAAPFTPEAAKPRDAKPIHRTDTPSVHDEGVIHKSPINPRDRQHVARPNYGDNQKKPNRSRDRYQGKPAAERTANDAPPSDKRIAPEDTPGRVRTNPSDRAYGTQPHHDVTVPPFAGWDENDPASGEKYTGIFNIIADNRRNPGTPYNPPTPSSQKQESNKTKGCGCLSWILK; from the exons ATGGCG ATTCGGATGCAGCAACAAACTCAAGTACACAAATTCGGCAACCGGGAAACTGCTGAAAGTGTCCTTTATGGACAATACTTCAATCAAACCCAGGGGGCAAAAGGCAGGAAAATTACCACCAATTTAAATGATGGTAATGAAAACTCCGAGACAACCGCTAAAGATATACCACCACCAGCAAATGCGGCTCCATTTACTCCCGAGGCCGCCAAACCTAGGGATGCAAAGCCAATTCATCGAACTGATACACCTTCTGTACATGACGAAGGTGTCATTCATAAATCCCCAATAAACCCACGCGATCGACAGCATGTGGCCCGACCAAATTATGGTGACAACCAGAAGAAACCAAACAGAAGCCGCGATAGATATCAGGGTAAACCTGCTGCTGAGAGAACTGCAAATGATGCTCCTCCATCAGACAAAAGGATAGCACCAGAAGATACTCCAGGAAGAGTTAGAACAAATCCTAGTGATCGAGCCTATGGAACC CAGCCTCACCATGATGTCACGGTGCCACCTTTTGCTGGATGGGATGAGAACGATCCAGCCTCTGGCGAGAAGTATACTGGCATCTTCAACATAATAGCTGATAATCGAAGAAACCCTGGTACTCCATATAACCCACCAACGCCAAGCAGTCAGAAGCAAGAAAGCAACAAAACTAAG GGCTGTGGGTGCCTAAGCTGGATTTTGAAGTGA
- the LOC135592314 gene encoding SWI/SNF complex component SNF12 homolog isoform X1 has protein sequence MASNNNNQPRGVGGPPPLGNPGMASPASANQPPHLRPPPPPGSSPFQGLFHSQAHPQAQPQVHSPFQIQMGSQSQVGLLGSNSPSFSTPGLSSGPKRLPQKPPARPPAPISAAASPIIKAADITAAARRKKRRLPEKQLPDRVAALLPESALYTQLLEFEARVDAALARKKIDIQEALRSPPSMQRTLRIYVFNTFANQTRMIPEPMEPPSWSLKIVGRILEDGVDPDPAGALPKPNPMYPKFSSFFRRVTIALDPSLYPENPTIVWEQARSPVPQEGFEVKRRGDKEFTASIRLEMNYNPEKFRLSPPLMEVLGIEVDTRARIIAGIWQYVKAKKLQSTTDSSYFACDPPLKKIFGEDKMKFAMVSQKISHHLYPPQPIHLEHKIRLSGNGAVGNACYDVLVDVPFPLQKEMSAFLANTEKHRDIEACDEVICASIKKIHEHRRRRAFFLGFSQSPVEFINTLIASQSRDLKLVAGEASRNAERERRSDFYNQPWVEDAVIRYLNRKPAAGNDAPGST, from the exons ATGGCGTCGAACAACAACAACCAGCCACGTGGTGTCGGCGGCCCACCACCGCTAGGGAACCCTGGAATGGCCTCACCGGCGTCGGCTAACCAGCCGCCCCATCTCCGCCCCCCGCCGCCGCCGGGTTCTTCCCCTTTCCAGGGTCTCTTCCACTCCCAAGCGCATCCGCAGGCCCAGCCGCAAGTACACTCCCCTTTCCAGATTCAGATGGGTTCGCAATCCCAGGTCGGTTTGCTCGGTTCCAACTCCCCCTCCTTCTCCACGCCTGGTTTGTCGAGCGGCCCTAAACGGCTTCCTCAGAAGCCCCCAGCGCGGCCCCCGGCCCCCATTTCTGCCGCCGCCAGCCCAATCATCAAGGCCGCCGATATAACCGCTGCCGCCCGGAGGAAGAAGCGCAGACTTCCGGAGAAGCAGTTGCCCGACCGAGTCGCTGCCCTCTTGCCCGAGTCTGCCCTCTATACCCAGTTGCTTGAGTTCGAGGCCCGGGTCGATGCGGCCCTCGCGAGGAAGAAGATCGATATCCAAGAAGCTCTGAGAAGCCCGCCTTCCATGCAGAGGACGCTTAGAATTTATGTCTTCAATACCTTCGCCAACCAGACGCGGATGATCCCTGAGCCCATGGAGCCTCCCTCTTGGTCACTGAAGATCGTCGGAAGGATCTTGGAGGATGGGGTCGACCCTGATCCTGCTGGTGCGCTGCCTAAGCCCAACCCCATGTATCCCAAGTTCTCATCGTTTTTTAGGAGGGTTACGATCGCATTGGACCCATCACTCTACCCGGAGAACCCCACGATCGTGTGGGAGCAGGCACGCTCCCCGGTGCCGCAGGAGGGCTTTGAGGTCAAGAGAAGGGGGGATAAAGAGTTCACAGCTAGTATAAGGCTTGAGATGAATTACAATCCTGAGAAGTTCAGATTGTCACCTCCGCTGATGGAGGTGCTTGGGATCGAGGTTGATACACGAGCTAGAATTATTGCTGGGATATGGCAGTATGTGAAGGCAAAGAAATTGCAGAGCACTACAGATTcttcctattttgcttgtgatccaCCCTTGAAGAAGATATTTGGAGAAGACAAGATGAAGTTTGCTATGGTGTCGCAGAAGATCTCACATCATTTGTATCCACCACAACCCATTCACTTGGAGCATAAGATTAGGCTTTCAGGAAATGGGGCTGTGGGCAATGCCTGCTATGATGTGCTAGTTGATGTTCCATTTCCGCTGCAGAAGGAAATGTCAGCTTTCCTTGCCAACACAGAGAAACACAGAGATATCGAAGCTTGTGATGAAGTAATATGCGCTTCTATCAAGAAGATTCATGAGCATCGTAGGAGAAGGGCTTTCTTTCTTGGATTCAGTCAATCTCCTGTAGAGTTCATAAACACTCTGATTGCTTCTCAGAGTAGGGACTTGAAACTGGTCGCAGGTGAAGCAAGTCGGAATGCTGAGAGGGAACGCCGTTCTGACTTCTATAACCAACCATG GGTTGAAGATGCTGTCATCCGATATCTCAATCGCAAACCTGCAGCTGGCAACGATGCTCCTGGTAGCACATGA
- the LOC135592314 gene encoding SWI/SNF complex component SNF12 homolog isoform X2, which translates to MASPASANQPPHLRPPPPPGSSPFQGLFHSQAHPQAQPQVHSPFQIQMGSQSQVGLLGSNSPSFSTPGLSSGPKRLPQKPPARPPAPISAAASPIIKAADITAAARRKKRRLPEKQLPDRVAALLPESALYTQLLEFEARVDAALARKKIDIQEALRSPPSMQRTLRIYVFNTFANQTRMIPEPMEPPSWSLKIVGRILEDGVDPDPAGALPKPNPMYPKFSSFFRRVTIALDPSLYPENPTIVWEQARSPVPQEGFEVKRRGDKEFTASIRLEMNYNPEKFRLSPPLMEVLGIEVDTRARIIAGIWQYVKAKKLQSTTDSSYFACDPPLKKIFGEDKMKFAMVSQKISHHLYPPQPIHLEHKIRLSGNGAVGNACYDVLVDVPFPLQKEMSAFLANTEKHRDIEACDEVICASIKKIHEHRRRRAFFLGFSQSPVEFINTLIASQSRDLKLVAGEASRNAERERRSDFYNQPWVEDAVIRYLNRKPAAGNDAPGST; encoded by the exons ATGGCCTCACCGGCGTCGGCTAACCAGCCGCCCCATCTCCGCCCCCCGCCGCCGCCGGGTTCTTCCCCTTTCCAGGGTCTCTTCCACTCCCAAGCGCATCCGCAGGCCCAGCCGCAAGTACACTCCCCTTTCCAGATTCAGATGGGTTCGCAATCCCAGGTCGGTTTGCTCGGTTCCAACTCCCCCTCCTTCTCCACGCCTGGTTTGTCGAGCGGCCCTAAACGGCTTCCTCAGAAGCCCCCAGCGCGGCCCCCGGCCCCCATTTCTGCCGCCGCCAGCCCAATCATCAAGGCCGCCGATATAACCGCTGCCGCCCGGAGGAAGAAGCGCAGACTTCCGGAGAAGCAGTTGCCCGACCGAGTCGCTGCCCTCTTGCCCGAGTCTGCCCTCTATACCCAGTTGCTTGAGTTCGAGGCCCGGGTCGATGCGGCCCTCGCGAGGAAGAAGATCGATATCCAAGAAGCTCTGAGAAGCCCGCCTTCCATGCAGAGGACGCTTAGAATTTATGTCTTCAATACCTTCGCCAACCAGACGCGGATGATCCCTGAGCCCATGGAGCCTCCCTCTTGGTCACTGAAGATCGTCGGAAGGATCTTGGAGGATGGGGTCGACCCTGATCCTGCTGGTGCGCTGCCTAAGCCCAACCCCATGTATCCCAAGTTCTCATCGTTTTTTAGGAGGGTTACGATCGCATTGGACCCATCACTCTACCCGGAGAACCCCACGATCGTGTGGGAGCAGGCACGCTCCCCGGTGCCGCAGGAGGGCTTTGAGGTCAAGAGAAGGGGGGATAAAGAGTTCACAGCTAGTATAAGGCTTGAGATGAATTACAATCCTGAGAAGTTCAGATTGTCACCTCCGCTGATGGAGGTGCTTGGGATCGAGGTTGATACACGAGCTAGAATTATTGCTGGGATATGGCAGTATGTGAAGGCAAAGAAATTGCAGAGCACTACAGATTcttcctattttgcttgtgatccaCCCTTGAAGAAGATATTTGGAGAAGACAAGATGAAGTTTGCTATGGTGTCGCAGAAGATCTCACATCATTTGTATCCACCACAACCCATTCACTTGGAGCATAAGATTAGGCTTTCAGGAAATGGGGCTGTGGGCAATGCCTGCTATGATGTGCTAGTTGATGTTCCATTTCCGCTGCAGAAGGAAATGTCAGCTTTCCTTGCCAACACAGAGAAACACAGAGATATCGAAGCTTGTGATGAAGTAATATGCGCTTCTATCAAGAAGATTCATGAGCATCGTAGGAGAAGGGCTTTCTTTCTTGGATTCAGTCAATCTCCTGTAGAGTTCATAAACACTCTGATTGCTTCTCAGAGTAGGGACTTGAAACTGGTCGCAGGTGAAGCAAGTCGGAATGCTGAGAGGGAACGCCGTTCTGACTTCTATAACCAACCATG GGTTGAAGATGCTGTCATCCGATATCTCAATCGCAAACCTGCAGCTGGCAACGATGCTCCTGGTAGCACATGA
- the LOC135592316 gene encoding O-fucosyltransferase 1-like isoform X2 yields MNATLVLPELDTNSFWRDESGFPGIYDVEHFIEALRYDIHIVRSLPEVSSKGKTKKMKSYQIRPPRDAPLSWYTTFALEKMKEHRAIYLTPFSHRLAEDIDAPELQRLRCRVNYHALRFKPHIMKLSTEIVDKLRSQGHFMSIHLRFEMDMLAFAGCVDIFTPKEQKILIKYRKENFAEKELVYRERRLIGKCPLTPEEVGLILRSMGFDNTTRIYIAAGELFGGDRFMKPFRIMFPHLENHSTVGPSEKLEENARGLVGSAVDYMVCLLSDIFMPTYDGPSNFANNLLGHRLYYGFRTTIQPNRKALAPIFMDREEGRAADFEDRIRQVMFNSKFGGPHKRVHPESFYTNSWPECFCQMSPKDPADKCPPDNIMETLDGQLQNEESDDLDPSNMSNKSNNSASRSTGD; encoded by the exons ATGAATGCTACACTAGTGTTGCCTGAGTTGGACACCAATTCTTTTTGGCGTGATGAGAG CGGTTTTCCAGGTATCTATGATGTTGAGCATTTTATTGAGGCATTGAGATATGATATCCATATTGTGCGGAGCCTCCCAGAGGTCTCTTCAAAGGGAAAGACAAAGAAGATGAAATCTTATCAG ATTCGGCCACCTAGAGATGCTCCTCTTAGCTGGTATACTACATTTGCTTTGGAAAAAATGAAGGAACATCGTGCTATCTACCTCACACCATTTTCACATCGATTAGCCGAGGATATTGATGCCCCTGAACTCCAGAGGTTGAGATGCCGAGTGAACTATCATGCACTTCGATTCAAGCCACATATAATGAAATTAAGCACCGAGATAGTGGATAAGCTCCGGTCGCAGGGACATTTCATGTCTATACACCTTCGATTTGAGATGGATATGCTTGCTTTTGCTGG CTGTGTGGATATATTTACTCCCAAGGAGCAGAAAATTCTAATCAAATACCGAAAGGAGAACTTTGCAGAGAAGGAACTTGTTTATAGAGAGAGGAGGCTCATTGGGAAGTGCCCATTAACACCAGAAGAg GTAGGACTCATCTTACGGTCTATGGGATTTGACAACACCACACGCATCTACATTGCTGCAGGTGAACTTTTTGGTGGTGATCGCTTCATGAAACCATTCAGGATAATGTTCCCTCACCTTGAGAACCATAGCACAGTAGGACCATCAGAAAAGCTTGAAGAAAATGCTAGAGGACTTGTTGGTTCTGCTGTGGACTATATGGTTTGTCTTCTCTCTGACATTTTTATGCCGACATATGATGGCCCAAGCAATTTTGCAAATAATCTCTTGGGCCATCGTCTGTATTATGGCTTCCGGACGACAATCCAACCCAACAGGAAAGCTTTAGCTCCTATATTCATGGACAGAGAAGAAGGCCGTGCAGCTGATTTTGAGGATCGTATCAGGCAGGTCATGTTCAATTCCAAGTTTGGTGGGCCGCACAAGCGTGTCCACCCTGAGTCTTTTTACACGAACTCATGGCCTGAGTGCTTCTGCCAAATGTCACCGAAGGATCCTGCTGACAAATGCCCACCGGATAACATAATGGAAACGCTGGATGGACAACTGCAAAATGAAGAAAGTGATGATTTAGACCCTTCAAATATGTCCAACAAATCAAACAATTCAGCTTCACGTTCCACTGGAGATTAA
- the LOC135592317 gene encoding ubiquitin carboxyl-terminal hydrolase 5-like, with protein MEASGSAMELSPEEERILIRDITIAAESLAKEGDTFFLISQRWWQQWLDYVNQDMTSSSVNGSSSYGAHHHDSASSSAKRPSAIDNSDLIYDATSKGSNVEIELHDTLVEGRDYILLPQQIWEKLHGWYGGGPTLPRKAINTGLSLTDLAIEVYPLRLRLTLMPKGERAIIRISKKETVGELHKKACEVFDLIVDQVCIWDYYGEQKHALMDNMDKTLDDANIQMDQDILVEVFTDGNGTADGGCTIPLQENGYTEKYSTSVIVEPSQSSLSAADGLSTNNYASRSCSSEFSQSQYLASPSNDLDNLHGTNNINTRTAPLGLTGLLNLGNTCFMNSAIQCLVHTPEFARYFREDYRQEINWQNPLGMVGELALAFGELLRKLWAPGRTPVSPRPFKTKLARFAPQFSGNNQHDSQELLAFLLDGLHEDLNRVKHKPYIKSKDTDGRPDEEVADEYWANHIARNDSIIVDVCQGQYKSTLVCPVCGKVSVTFDPFMYLSLPLQSASTRTMTVMVFTSDGSALPTTCTVNVPKHGRCRDLIQALSNACSLKNGEKLLLAEIRGHMINQLLEDPLTLLSTIKDDDRLVAYKILNVVKNTIYLQFVHRREVGPGNINSSVAWEFYGIPLLASISRDEIVTGAAIQEILQIMLAPMLGSEELQPLSMSGSSMNAASHNHQDTANKACLDSDESQLKDQELNCKSESSHKMHLQLVDENNAQVDLSLVENPIMMPGSSIVLFINWSKKDLKKYDTHHFENHPEVFKYVPAPKRTRGEPLSLYACLDAFLREEPLVPEDMWYCPRCKEQRQASKKLDLWRLPEVLVIHLKRFSFSRSTKHKLESFVNFPIHDLDLTNYVAHKKGSQRQIYELYALSNHYGSMASGHYTAHIKLLDENRWYNFDDSHISPINEEDVKSAAAYVLFYRRTKGEDASTSIGAESYANKNHSLSRR; from the exons GTGCTAAGAGACCTTCAGCTATTGACAATTCTGATTTAATATATGATGCAACATCTAAAGGATCAAATGTTGAAATTGAACTTCATGACACTCTAGTAGAAGGACGTGATTATATATTGCTTCCTCAACAAATTTGGGAAAAGTTGCATGGCTG GTATGGAGGTGGTCCAACATTGCCACGGAAAGCCATAAATACAGGTTTATCTCTGACTGATTTGGCCATAGAAGTCTATCCCCTACGTCTTCGGTTAACTTTAATGCCAAAAGGAGAGAGAGCAATAATTAGGATAAGCAAGAAG GAAACTGTTGGTGAACTTCATAAAAAGGCTTGTGAGGTTTTTGATTTAATTGTAGACCAA GTTTGTATCTGGGACTATTATGGTGAACAGAAACATGCTTTGATGGACAACATGGATAAAACTCTTGATGATGCAAATATACAGATGGACCAGGAT ATTTTGGTGGAGGTTTTCACTGATGGAAATGGTACTGCTGATGGTGGATGCACGATTCCTCTACAGGAAAATGGATACACTGAGAAATATTCAACTTCTGTCATTGTGGAGCCTTCTCAATCAAGTTTATCAGCTGCTGATGGCTTGTCCACAAACAATTATGCTTCCAGAAGCTGCAGTTCGGAGTTCTCACAAAGCCAATATTTGGCTTCCCCAAGTAATGACTTGGATAATTTGCATGGAACAAACAACATTAATACCAGAACAGCTCCTTTGGGTCTTACAGGGCTGTTGAATCTTGGAAATACTTGCTTTATGAACAGTGCAATACAATGCCTTGTCCATACACCAGAATTTGCGAGATACTTCCGTGAAGATTACAGGCAAGAAATAAATTGGCAAAACCCTTTAGGCATGGTT GGTGAGCTTGCTTTAGCTTTTGGGGAGTTACTAAGAAAACTTTGGGCCCCTGGCCGAACTCCTGTTTCCCCTCGACCATTTAAAACAAAACTTGCTCGTTTTGCACCCCAATTCAGTGGAAATAATCAACATGACTCTCAG GAACTTTTGGCATTTTTGTTGGATGGACTTCATGAGGACCTGAATCGTGTGAAGCATAAACCTTATATTAAATCCAAGGATACAGATGGACGACCAGATGAAGAGGTCGCTGATGAGTATTGGGCAAACCACATTGCTCGAAATGATTCTATCATTGTTGACGTATGCcag GGGCAATACAAATCCACTCTGGTCTGTCCTGTTTGTGGAAAAGTTTCTGTGACTTTTGATCCATTTATGTACCTCTCGTTGCCTTTACAATCTGCTTCCACTCGGACTATGACTGTCATGGTTTTCACTAGTGATGGTAGTGCTCTTCCAACAACTTGTACTGTAAATGTACCAAAGCATGGTCGGTGCCGGGACTTAATCCAAGCTTTAAGCAATGCTTGCTCCTTAAAGAATGGGGAGAAACTTCTACTTGCCGAG ATACGTGGCCACATGATCAATCAACTTCTGGAAGATCCTCTAACGCTGCTATCAACCATCAAAGATGATGATCGCCTTGTAGCTTATAAGATCCTAAATGTTGTGAAGAACACTATTTATCTTCAGTTTGTACATCGTCGTGAAGT GGGACCTGGAAATATCAACAGCTCAGTGGCCTGGGAATTCTATGGAATACCTTTGCTTGCATCAATCTCACGAGATGAAATTGTGACAGGTGCTGCTATACAAGAGATACTTCAGATAATGCTTGCCCCTATGCTAGGAAGTGAGGAATTACAGCCTTTAAGCATGTCAGGTTCCAGCATGAATGCAGCATCACACAATCATCAAGACACAGCCAATAAAGCATGCTTAGATTCTGATGAGAGTCAGTTGAAGGATCAAGAACTGAACTGTAAATCAGAATCAAGCCACAAAATGCACCTTCAATTGGTTGATGAAAATAATGCACAGGTTGACTTGTCATTGGTAGAAAATCCTATTATGATGCCTGGGTCATCAATAGTTTTGTTTATTAACTGGTCAAAAAAGGATCTCAAGAAGTATGATACACATCACTTTGAGAATCATCCAGAAGTGTTCAAGTATGTTCCTGCACCAAAGAGGACTCGTGGTGAACCTCTCTCACTATATGCATGTTTGGATGCTTTCTTGAGAGAAGAACCACTAGTGCCTGAAGATATGTG GTACTGCCCAAGGTGCAAGGAGCAACGACAAGCCAGCAAAAAGTTGGACCTCTGGAGGCTTCCTGAGGTTTTGGTTATTCATCTGAAAAGGTTCTCCTTCAGCCGGTCGACAAAGCATAAGCTGGAAAGTTTTGTTAATTTCCCCATTCATGACCTCGATTTGACGAATTATGTGGCACACAAGAAAGGCTCTCAGCGCCAGATATATGAACTTTATGCCTTAAGTAACCACTATGGCAGCATGGCGAGCGGGCATTACACTGCACACATAAAG cTTCTAGATGAAAATAGATGGTACAATTTTGATGATAGCCATATTTCACCTATCAATGAGGAGGATGTGAAATCTGCTGCAGCGTATGTGCTCTTCTATAGGAGAACTAAGGGAGAAGATGCGTCGACAAGCATTGGTGCTGAATCATATGCAAACAAAAATCACAGTTTAAGCAGGAGATGA
- the LOC135592318 gene encoding RPM1-interacting protein 4-like isoform X2: MAIRMQQQTQVHKFGNRETAESVLYGQYFNQTQGAKGRKITTNLNDGNENSETTAKDIPPPANAAPFTPEAAKPRDAKPIHRTDTPSVHDEGVIHKSPINPRDRQHVARPNYGDNQKKPNRSRDRYQGKPAAERTANDAPPSDKRIAPEDTPGRVRTNPSDRAYGTPHHDVTVPPFAGWDENDPASGEKYTGIFNIIADNRRNPGTPYNPPTPSSQKQESNKTKGCGCLSWILK, translated from the exons ATGGCG ATTCGGATGCAGCAACAAACTCAAGTACACAAATTCGGCAACCGGGAAACTGCTGAAAGTGTCCTTTATGGACAATACTTCAATCAAACCCAGGGGGCAAAAGGCAGGAAAATTACCACCAATTTAAATGATGGTAATGAAAACTCCGAGACAACCGCTAAAGATATACCACCACCAGCAAATGCGGCTCCATTTACTCCCGAGGCCGCCAAACCTAGGGATGCAAAGCCAATTCATCGAACTGATACACCTTCTGTACATGACGAAGGTGTCATTCATAAATCCCCAATAAACCCACGCGATCGACAGCATGTGGCCCGACCAAATTATGGTGACAACCAGAAGAAACCAAACAGAAGCCGCGATAGATATCAGGGTAAACCTGCTGCTGAGAGAACTGCAAATGATGCTCCTCCATCAGACAAAAGGATAGCACCAGAAGATACTCCAGGAAGAGTTAGAACAAATCCTAGTGATCGAGCCTATGGAACC CCTCACCATGATGTCACGGTGCCACCTTTTGCTGGATGGGATGAGAACGATCCAGCCTCTGGCGAGAAGTATACTGGCATCTTCAACATAATAGCTGATAATCGAAGAAACCCTGGTACTCCATATAACCCACCAACGCCAAGCAGTCAGAAGCAAGAAAGCAACAAAACTAAG GGCTGTGGGTGCCTAAGCTGGATTTTGAAGTGA
- the LOC135592316 gene encoding O-fucosyltransferase 1-like isoform X1, with protein sequence MRRGGDIWGRRGGGGVGGQRPLKHGMKGMAARLSVALIVLVICTLSLFSTIGVTRPSNRVEVVDINKLWMSANPGGWRPSSAPRSYWPSPPKESNGFLRVRCNGGLNQQRSAICNAVVAARIMNATLVLPELDTNSFWRDESGFPGIYDVEHFIEALRYDIHIVRSLPEVSSKGKTKKMKSYQIRPPRDAPLSWYTTFALEKMKEHRAIYLTPFSHRLAEDIDAPELQRLRCRVNYHALRFKPHIMKLSTEIVDKLRSQGHFMSIHLRFEMDMLAFAGCVDIFTPKEQKILIKYRKENFAEKELVYRERRLIGKCPLTPEEVGLILRSMGFDNTTRIYIAAGELFGGDRFMKPFRIMFPHLENHSTVGPSEKLEENARGLVGSAVDYMVCLLSDIFMPTYDGPSNFANNLLGHRLYYGFRTTIQPNRKALAPIFMDREEGRAADFEDRIRQVMFNSKFGGPHKRVHPESFYTNSWPECFCQMSPKDPADKCPPDNIMETLDGQLQNEESDDLDPSNMSNKSNNSASRSTGD encoded by the exons ATGCGGAG GGGTGGAGACATTTGGGGGCGGAGAGGCGGCGGTGGCGTTGGGGGGCAGAGGCCGCTGAAGCATGGGATGAAGGGGATGGCGGCGCGTCTGTCGGTCGCGTTGATCGTTCTCGTCATCTGTACGTTGTCGCTGTTCTCGACCATCGGCGTCACCCGACCCTCGAACCGAGTGGAG GTTGTTGACATTAATAAGCTTTGGATGAGTGCTAATCCAGGGGGTTGGAGACCATCATCTGCTCCCAGATCATACTGGCCTT CTCCACCAAAAGAGAGTAATGGTTTTCTACGAGTTCGTTGCAATGGTGGCTTGAACCAACAACGTAGTGCG ATATGCAATGCAGTTGTTGCTGCACGAATTATGAATGCTACACTAGTGTTGCCTGAGTTGGACACCAATTCTTTTTGGCGTGATGAGAG CGGTTTTCCAGGTATCTATGATGTTGAGCATTTTATTGAGGCATTGAGATATGATATCCATATTGTGCGGAGCCTCCCAGAGGTCTCTTCAAAGGGAAAGACAAAGAAGATGAAATCTTATCAG ATTCGGCCACCTAGAGATGCTCCTCTTAGCTGGTATACTACATTTGCTTTGGAAAAAATGAAGGAACATCGTGCTATCTACCTCACACCATTTTCACATCGATTAGCCGAGGATATTGATGCCCCTGAACTCCAGAGGTTGAGATGCCGAGTGAACTATCATGCACTTCGATTCAAGCCACATATAATGAAATTAAGCACCGAGATAGTGGATAAGCTCCGGTCGCAGGGACATTTCATGTCTATACACCTTCGATTTGAGATGGATATGCTTGCTTTTGCTGG CTGTGTGGATATATTTACTCCCAAGGAGCAGAAAATTCTAATCAAATACCGAAAGGAGAACTTTGCAGAGAAGGAACTTGTTTATAGAGAGAGGAGGCTCATTGGGAAGTGCCCATTAACACCAGAAGAg GTAGGACTCATCTTACGGTCTATGGGATTTGACAACACCACACGCATCTACATTGCTGCAGGTGAACTTTTTGGTGGTGATCGCTTCATGAAACCATTCAGGATAATGTTCCCTCACCTTGAGAACCATAGCACAGTAGGACCATCAGAAAAGCTTGAAGAAAATGCTAGAGGACTTGTTGGTTCTGCTGTGGACTATATGGTTTGTCTTCTCTCTGACATTTTTATGCCGACATATGATGGCCCAAGCAATTTTGCAAATAATCTCTTGGGCCATCGTCTGTATTATGGCTTCCGGACGACAATCCAACCCAACAGGAAAGCTTTAGCTCCTATATTCATGGACAGAGAAGAAGGCCGTGCAGCTGATTTTGAGGATCGTATCAGGCAGGTCATGTTCAATTCCAAGTTTGGTGGGCCGCACAAGCGTGTCCACCCTGAGTCTTTTTACACGAACTCATGGCCTGAGTGCTTCTGCCAAATGTCACCGAAGGATCCTGCTGACAAATGCCCACCGGATAACATAATGGAAACGCTGGATGGACAACTGCAAAATGAAGAAAGTGATGATTTAGACCCTTCAAATATGTCCAACAAATCAAACAATTCAGCTTCACGTTCCACTGGAGATTAA